GCTGGAGCGGAATCAGCGTATTGCCTTTCTCATCGATCTGGCGGCGGAGTTTGCGCAGCTCATCGGCGTGCAGGAGCAGCTTCCGGCGACGGCGCTCGTCATGCTCGGTGTAGCCGCGGTCTTTGTAGGAGCTGATGGAGAGATTGAACAGGAACAGCTCGCCGTTTTCGAAGGCAGCATAGGAGTCGCGGAGGCCAATGTGTCCGGCGCGGACCGACTTGACTTCGGTACCGAGGAGGACAATTCCGGCCTCATAACGTTGAAGAATGTGGTAGTCGTGCCAAGCCTTGCGGTTCTTGGCGACGACGTGTTCCGGCTCCTTTTCAGGCATGAGCAATAAAAATAATCAATTTCGGTCCGAAACGCAAGCAGCGGCCGGGCGGCAGGCTTGACAAAGGCCGGGAATTACCGTAAATTAGGGGCCTGTTTGGCTGGAGTGGTGGAATTGGTAGACTCGCTAGTTTCAGGTACTAGTGTCCTCCGGGACGTGCGGGTTCGAGTCCCGCCTCCAGCACGAAGTCCGAGCCCCGTGACCAGCGGGGCTTTTCGATAGGTCGCGCCTGAACATTTGGGCACTCGGAAAAGCTTAGGAGCGTAAATCCCCGCCGATTTCGGCGGGGATTTGTCGAAAAATGGAGCGGATGACGGGAGTCGAACCCGCAACCTCCAGCTTGGGAACTTACTTTCGACTCTTGTTAATATTGAAGTTGCTATTTCTGGTAGAATGACGGTAGAATTGAACGGAAATCGCCCCAGCAAAACCCGCCAACAATTCGAACGGGCCATCGCGCTATTGGCATGCGCCGATACCAGAAGTGAACGCATGGCTGGGCATTGAAGGCGCGTTCCTTTCCCCTACCCCGGAGCTGCTCAGCATTGCGACAGGTTACAGCGCAGACCTGATTGAATCCATCTCGGCTGATTTGCTTCCCAAGGTCAACGGTGTGTTGTCTCGCGGTGTGCTGGGTAGTTTGACACCTTACAAAACTATGCAGGAACTTGACACGCTGCTGGGTCGCGCAGGGCAACAGGGGGTGAGCTATCAAGCAGAGCGGATCGTGCGCACGGAGGTTTCGCGGGTGTACTCGATTGCGCTCGACACGCAGGTTCAGTCGCTTGCAGCCCTGGTAGAAAGTCCGCAGAAACTACTGAAGCAATGGGTCTCAGGGCCGTTCCGTCCGGGTCGCCGCGAAGAACATCAGCGGATTGACGGCCAGCAGGTTCCGGTGACTGAGCCGTTCAAGCTGTACGACGGCAGGATCAAACTGATGTACCCACGCGATCCTTCCGGTACACCAGGGGAAACCATCAATTGCGGGTGCTCGTGGATCATCGTGCCCGAATCCTTGGCTGTTGCAGCGGACCGGTCAATTCAGCAGTAACATCTTCTTCAGAGCGACTTTGTCGCGGGTCTGCATTTGAACGAAGTACAAACCTGAAGAGCATGTGGAGCAATTCCAAACCACACTGTAGACACCAGGCTGCACCAGCCCATTTCTAAGAGTCTCCACCTTGCGTCCCAGAACATCAAACACCTCGATAATAACTTCCGATGCCATTGGAACACCGAAGCGAATCGTGGTGGATGGATTGAAAGGGTTCGGGAAGTTCTGCTCAAGAGAATACTCATCAGGGACGCCCCCTGCAGCTTCATTAGGAACGTCCACCGTTTGCTGCAATTGAAAAGTCTGCGAAATGCTAACGAAACTTGGATTGGATGTGCTCTGGACTCGCA
The nucleotide sequence above comes from candidate division KSB1 bacterium. Encoded proteins:
- the smpB gene encoding SsrA-binding protein SmpB, whose protein sequence is MPEKEPEHVVAKNRKAWHDYHILQRYEAGIVLLGTEVKSVRAGHIGLRDSYAAFENGELFLFNLSISSYKDRGYTEHDERRRRKLLLHADELRKLRRQIDEKGNTLIPLQLYFKGRVLKAEIAVARGKKEYDKREQKEKAMMARELKRELKNRR